The DNA segment GTGGCTGGGTCTGATAGTTTGCCAAGAATGTCCAAGCCAGCTTTCTCTAGGGATGCTGTGGTAAATTGCAGAATGTTTAGATTGAAATGTATAATTTAGAACAGATCTGATTGTCTGTCATGTAGAACTGGGAAAAGCGTAATCTCTGTTTGGTACATTTCTGTTTGCAGCATTCTGAAGTTAAACATCTCACCTGACGTTAACACCCCTGGCTCTAACTCAAACCATGTCCTCCTATCACAGGTGGAGTACAGCATCACGATCACTTAATCAACAAAGTCACAGTCATTGGGGGCGGAGACTTGGGAATGGCATCAGTGATGAGCATTTTGGCAAAAGTATGACTGCCTTTTATTTGCTTTGACACTCAAATGTTAAAAccgggtcgtgttcattaggacaCGCAACAGGAAACCTTTTGTGACGAGAAATTGAAAtttgtgtttcttattggacaagtccatgTAGTACTTCTTTCAGCCTCTACTTTTTGCCCTCCAAAAGGTTGCAAATGTTGTCACAAAGCAGAATCAAAGGCTGATTTTGAAGTGAAATGTATTTAAACCTACTTGACAAACAATTTATAGATcgccctgtttcagtctgttttcttgcTTTTGGTGccaaatgaacacgacccaggtacATTGATATAACAAGTCTTTCATAATCCCTGTTGTGTCGAAAGGATGTGTTTTGAGTATTGATCACCATTTCTATCCCATGTATCCTTCATAACAGTGAAGAGTTCACAtattatgttctctctctctgctttataGGGTAAAGTGGATAGACTAGTCTTCATTGACGTAGCCGAGAGCTCCACCAAAGGTGGTAGCATGGATCTAGAGATTTTCAACTTACCGAAGGTGGAGGTATCTAAAGGTACATCTCCTACAAACGTATTAGACACTACTTTTACCCAGTAGAGCAGCAGTGAACTGTACACTAATGTAGTCCTATCAGAGTGGCCTATCAACAAAACCAATTGAGAAAATGCCATAACATTTCCACATGGATATAGGTGTTGAATTCTATGATATCCCCTACAATAGCCGATATGTGGTGTTcattgtaggcctacattccatgagactttaaAAACATTATGCATGGCTTGACATAAACCATTTTAGGACTGATGTTTTAATTATAAAGCTCAAATCACTTTACAAAAATAAGAGATGATTTATAACACAGTTTGCCAAATAGGTGACTGAAAATTGtattgtgttaaaaaaaaaaatgaaaaagtggtgcgtgcgtatgtattcaccccctttgctataattaagatctggtacaaccaattaccttcagaagtcacatcattatttaaataaagtccacctgtgtgcaatctaagtgtcacatgatctgtcacatgatctcagtatatatacacctgttctgaaaggccccagagtctacaacaccactaagcaatgggcaccatgaagaccaaggagctctccaaacaggtcagggacaaagttgtggacagatcaggattgggttataaaaaatatctgaaacatcccacagagcaccattaaatccattattaaaaaatggaaagaatatggcaccacaacaaatctgccaagagagggccgcccaccaaaactcacagaccaggcaaggagggaattaatcagagaggcaacaaagagaccaaagattaccctgaaggagctggaaagttccacagcggagattggagtatctgtccataggaccactttaagccgtacactccacagagctgggctttacggaagagtggacagaaaaaaagccattgcttaaagaaaaaaataagcaaacatgtttggtgtttgccaaaaggcatgtgggagattccccaaacatatggaagaaggtactctggtcagatgagactaaaattgaactttttggccatcaaggaaaatgctatgtctggcgtaaacccaacacctctcatcaccccgagaacaccatcccacagtgaagcatggtggtggcagcatcatgctgtggggatgtttttcatcggcaggggctgggaaactggtcagaattgaaggaatgatggatggcgccgtacagggaaattcttgagggaaacctgtttcagccttccagagatttgagactgggacagaggttcaccttccagcaggacaatgaccctaagcatactgctaaagcaacattcATGTGGTTTAAGGAGAaacatgtaaatgtcttggaatggcctagtcaaagcccagatgtcaatccaattgagaatctgtggtatgacttaaagattgctgtacaccagcggaacccatccaacttgtaggagctggagcagttttgccttggaTAATGGGCAAaactcccagtggctagatgtgccaagcttatagagacataccccaagagacttgtagctgtaattgctgcaaaaggtggctccacaaagtattgactttgggggggtgaatagttatgcacgctcaggttttcagtttttttttgtcttatttcatgttttctttttcttattttgcatcttcaaagtggtaggttgtgtaaatcaaattatacaaacacccccaaaaatctattttatttccaggttgtaaggcaacaaaataggaaaaatgccaaggggggtgaatactttcacaagccactgtatgttGGAGCGTGCAGGTCCTTCTTTCAAAGGGATGTTTATTCAAGGGATGACTATCAACGCTGGGGCTACCACTTTCCCAAAAAACGTGTGTGACAATGGGGCCTTAAGATACTCCACTTTTGTTGAAGAAccgtttgttttccaatgatagACATGTCGGCGTCTGCCGACTCCAGTGTAATCGTGGTGACGGCGAACGCGTGGAGCAACGAGCAGTCGTACGTGAGCGTGGTCCAGACCAACGTGGACATGTACCGGGGCATTATCCCAGGCCTGGTCCGCCTTAGCCCCAACGCTGTGCTGCTCATCGCCTCGCAGCCAGgtccgaacacacacacacacacctaccagtCAAAAGCAGCAGAAGGCACTGAACTAGAAATGTCATGGGAAATACAGAAAAATTGTGATCAAATCTCCTATTGGCATTGGTGTATGATTTACTGTCCACAAAAAATATCTGCGAAAATTTCATAAATCCTCTTTTCtaatatccctccctctctccctcctcttcccatcCCCCTTATTTTCCTATCCTTTGACCTCTGACAGTGGACATCATGACCCACGTGGCGTGGAGACAGAGCGGCCTGCCACCATCCAGGGTGATTGGGGCGGGGTGTAACCTGGACTCTGAACGTCTCTGTCACGTCCTggacatcagtctcaacacacacaaacaggcctGGGTCATAGGAGAACTCTCAGACAACAAGGGTAAGATAGAGACAGGTCTGAGGATTTCTTTCAGCAGTGGTGGCAAAGTTAGCATGGTGGGTTGCATGGCATGGCCAGAAGGCGGGGTTTCCGACCAAATGTTAGAGGTCCTACTCTTGGCCGCAGTGACAACATTTTGCgttttttaaagctaatttgtacacattttgccatggcttatgctAGATTCTGTCTAGTTTTATTTTGGTCATTGTTAGTGCTCAAACTGAtcttataaaatatatatatttagctaCATGATCATTTCTACATactttggttttagtcatttataGCTGCAtgatgtaactttttgggcgacctgaccaaattcacatagacatTTTAGgtgtagatctgtcattctcattgaaagcaagtctaagaaactGTAAATCTGTTCTATGtgagctatttctatgcttcccattcttacgtttcgtttttgcatcttttactttcggttttgtacaccaactATAAACaactgaaaatatatttcacagcggtttagatggtttagatggtaaaatgattctctacacattgcttgttttgtcacaaagtGAAATTAGGCTCCTccatttctgcatattgcactgAAAACATTTTACCATCCTGGAtctcccccaatttttttttttgtaatcctTTATTTGGTATTGATTTAGCAATGATTTAGAAGCAGTGGCCTACCGctgctaaatgaatataggggaaatATTGCATACCAAACTACCAAGGCAGTATCTACTTGCAGTGAATGTTTATTATTACTCTCTGTGGAGCACAGGAGCCATTTAATGCAATATCTCTAGATATTAATGGGATTTCTATAACTCACAATCTGTCTTTGTGTTGCAGTCCCTGTGTTGAGTAACATTTTGATGGGGGCTAGCCACCAACATCCAGAGATCGCACCCAGATCCAAAGCTACCAAACCTCTGTTAGACCGGTaagtaacaaaaacaacaacaaggtCTTTTATCCCTCAGAGCACTGCCAAGAACTTCCCCCGGAGACTGGCGCGACTATGACCCAAAATGGCATCACACTGACTGAAGGTGTTCCGGATACATGTCGCCCgcaggcacagatctaggatcagctcaccCAATCTTAATATAAAAAAGAAGACAGAACAATTATAAAGCGGACCTCATATCAGTGTCTAGGGCCAGGTGCAACTGTATTCTAATACTGCACACTGTTcccctatacagtgcatttgtaaagtattcagaccccttgactttttccacattttgttacgttacagccttattctaaaattgattaaatctttttttcccctcaatctacacacaataccccataatgacaaagcgaaaacaggtttttacataagtattcagaccctttgctatgagactcaaaattgagctcagttgcatcctgtttccattgatcatctttgagatgtttctacaacttgattggagtccacctgtagtaaattaaattgattggacatgatttggaaaggcacacacctgtctaaataaggtcccacagttgacagtgcatgttagagcaaaaaccaagccacgaggttgaaggaattgtccgtagagctccgagacaggattgtgtcgaggcagagatctgggagagggtaccaaaacatttctgaagcattgaagtttctcaaaaacacagcggcctccaccattcttcaatggaagaattTTAGACCtactcttcccagagctggctgcccggccaaactgagcaatctgtggaaaagggccttggtcagggaggtgaccaagaacctgatggtaacTCTGATagacctccagagttcctctgtggagatgggagaacctgtccagaaggacaaccatctctgcagcactccacaaatcaggcctgtatggtagagtggccagaaggaagccactcctcagtaaacggcacatgacagcccgcttggagtttgacaaaaggcacctaaaggacacaagattctctggtctgatgaaaccaagattaaaaataaaaaaaaacaggcaTTGAATatcactttggatggtgtatcaatacacccagtcactacaagatacaggcgttcttcctaactcagttgccagagaggaaggacaccgctcagggatttcaccatgagtccaatggtgactttaaaaccgttagagtttaatggctgtgattgaCGAAAACAactgatggatcaacaacattgtagttactccacaatgctatcataattgatagagtgaaaagaaggaagccttgtACAGAATACAattttccaaaacatgcatcctgtttgcaacaaggcactaaagtaatactttaaaaaatgaggtaaagcaattaactttttgtcctgaatagaaagtgttatgtttgagtcAAATCCATAAAACACAcaaatccaataaaacacattactgagtaccactccatattttcaagcatagtggtggatgcatcatgttatgggtatgcttgtcatcgttaaggactggggagtttcaggataaaaaataaacgtaatAGAGCTaaccacaggcaaaatcctagagaagaacctggttcagtctcctttccaccagacattgggagattaattcacctttcagcaggacaataacctaaaacacaaggccattgGAGTTGCTTAGCAAAAGTGTTGAATGTTCCTCAGTGGcagagttagttttgacttataattggcttaaatctatggcaagacttaaatggctgtttagcaatgatcaacaaccaatttgacaaagcTTGATGAAATTTgaaaataatgggcaaatgttgcactatccaggtgtggaaagctcttagagacttacagctgtaatcgctactaaaggtgattctaacatgtattgaatcggggggttgaatacttatctaatcgagatagtgttttatttttcatgattTAAAATATTTGTTGAAATGTTGgaatttttctttcactttgacagagtattttgtgtagatcgttgaaaATAAATGAAATCCATTTGAATCCGACTGTGTAtcaacaaagtggaaaaagtcaaggggtgtgaatactttcctaCTCTAGCCGAATGGGCCAACATGGCGTtgaccagtttcctgttttgtgcAGGGCGTTTGAGATGCTGAAGGGCCGTGGCCAACGCTCCTGGTCCGTGGGTCTGTCTATCGCTGACATCAGCCACAGTATCCTGGTGGACCAGAGGAAGACTCACTCTGTCTCCACACTGGCACAGGTAACACAGCTGCACATGTAACAGTAttgcctccgtctctctccccgcCCCTAACcaaggaccctctgcacacatagacaacagccaccctcgaagcatcgtcacccatcgctccacaaaagccgcggcccttgccgagcaaggggaacaactacttcaaggtctcagagcgagtgacgtcaccgatttgaaacgctattagcgcgcaccctgctaactagctagccatttcacatcagttacacacagactgactgaaacggggagggactacctgggCTTGTCCAATGAGAAGCTTATTTTTGctttccattgcaaaatgtttaaaAAGCGTTTTTTTGTTGCCGAATGAACACAATCAAGGTCCCTCGAGAAACCACAATTTACTATATACACCTCAGCTCAAGTTGATGTGTTGGAGGGGGTTTTCTGACAAAAATGCACTGCTGTCACATGTTTCTCAGCTTGTGCTCTGTGTCGCATCCTGTACCTGTGTTAAGTTTTGTGTGTCCCTATCCGTTTCCCTGGGATGATCTCAATAGCATACTCCTCCCGTCCTtctcgtctccttctcaaaacccattggatatGAGAGCCAGAAGTTCGCCCTcgctgaccttctcctccaattggTTTGAAGGAGGCAAGGACAGAGGGCAAAGAGGAGTATGCTATTGAGTTTCTCCCCATGTGTGTTTCAGGGCTGGGGCGGTATCGGTGCGGAGGTGTTCCTCAGCCTACCCTGTGTCCTGGGGGTGTCGGGTTCAATCCGTCTAGCAGGCGTGTCCCTGGGACAGGAAGAGGATGCCAGACTGAGGGAGAGCGTCACGTCGCTCTGTGCCCTCCTCTCACAGCTCAGGATATGATGCCCTGCCCCGGGCAGCACACCCAGCCAATCAATCTGACTGATGAGGCCATCGGCGCTCAGCATGGATGAGTGTTCTTCAGTCCTGGGCCCTGTTTCCTAAAAGCATTTTAAGGCTAGGTTAATCTTAGAACAATAGGATCCTACGGTTCtaagccttaagatgcttttgggaaaccaggTCTTAGACCTGGAAGGCAGTAGGGTGGGCAGGTTTTTGCCCCAGCCCTGTAATAATTCATCGGATTTGGCTAATTTACTAATTGTCAAGCTTTTGTTTAGTGGAATCTGTTATTAGTGCTGGGTTGGAACCAAAGCCTGCACACACTGGCATAGATGGCGAGAAAGGGTAAAGTTCAAGCGATGAAAGATTTAACTTTTTCGTAGTTTTCCAAAATGAAATGTAATCTGGTTGAATGGTGAAGGTAACTGTTCATTATTTATGAAGAAAATTGTATGCAAAGGAATCCGAAAGATGTCTTTATTATATATTTAACAGCTTATTTACAGCACTCCAATGCTATATTTCTGTATGCCTATCATTCCTGGACTTTTTAGAGAAGGAAACAAAAATTAACATCTAAATCTTAATTTACCAAATATTGACTCGGTGTCATTACTATTACGTTGTTATGCACATTTGTACAGTGCTCCTCTTTGCACTCCACATCCCCTAACCACAGTGAAGGTGTGGCTTGTTGTTGAAATGTATGCCGTGTTTTGGTGGAGGGATAAAGCTGGGTCGTGTTCTTGTGGCACCAAACGGAACATGGAGgtactacctggacttgtccaataagaaacgtttGACTTTTCCGATGCAAAACCTTTTCCGATTGCGTGCCGTAATGAACACGACCTAAGCTTAATGGCCTTACTTTACTGCTGTCTTATGCTGTTTTTCACTATGTTGTTAAAATGGCTTTATAAAGTGCCTTCTGTTTAATATGCCTTCTGGAACTACTTCCCTTTAACTATGTGCTAAACTACCTGCTGTGTGTGTTAAGAAACGTTGAAACCTGGTGTTGTACATACACCAACTGCTGGAGATGAAATGCTATTAAATACTAAAGTAAAGATTTGTATGTTTATTAACTTTAACTGTCTCTTTGAatgtaaaaaatacatatttcacCTTAAATGTCATTTATAAGAACTTCCTCTcttttttttaaaaactttgttTAATTTGGAAATTACAGGGCTCTACCAGGCAGTTGAAGTCAATGCCACATCAGAATGACAATTTGCATAGCATTTTAGTAATCTAAAACATACTACAAATTTCTTTACTTCAAATAGCTTTCAGAGGTAGGTAAGCATTGTTAAATGAGGTCTCATGTCGAATATTAGCAAATTATGGTTATTGTATTAATATTCAATTACATTGAAATGAATGTGTTTTCAGGTGGTGTATAGTGCAATCTCCCCTAAAATGGTTATCTTCAATTTCAAATGTTTTAGGTTCTTACATAATGTTTCTCACCTTCAGGCTacatgtaagggataatcaacgaggaGCTATGAGTTCTCTGGAAAACAATGAAATACGTGGAAGGAGttacattattttccatagaacgcataAAGCCCTGAgatgattatcccttttataccatggctataactTAACACATTTACCGCTAGAAATTTGTTATTTTGCAGGTAGAAATGTTCAACA comes from the Salvelinus namaycush isolate Seneca chromosome 21, SaNama_1.0, whole genome shotgun sequence genome and includes:
- the uevld gene encoding ubiquitin-conjugating enzyme E2 variant 3 isoform X2, which codes for MVNHGSQSGSNTEDTVKAFSDGTQKDLLKLIGNIPVKYEGRSYNLPILLWLMDSFPFTPPICLLRPSTNMVIREGKHVDARGRIYLPSLHNWDHPKSSVVGLLAEMISQFEEEPPLGTKSTGDNRDPNELLAFVSNLKINEGGVQHHDHLINKVTVIGGGDLGMASVMSILAKGKVDRLVFIDVAESSTKGGSMDLEIFNLPKVEVSKDMSASADSSVIVVTANAWSNEQSYVSVVQTNVDMYRGIIPGLVRLSPNAVLLIASQPVDIMTHVAWRQSGLPPSRVIGAGCNLDSERLCHVLDISLNTHKQAWVIGELSDNKVPVLSNILMGASHQHPEIAPRSKATKPLLDRAFEMLKGRGQRSWSVGLSIADISHSILVDQRKTHSVSTLAQGWGGIGAEVFLSLPCVLGVSGSIRLAGVSLGQEEDARLRESVTSLCALLSQLRI
- the uevld gene encoding ubiquitin-conjugating enzyme E2 variant 3 isoform X1 encodes the protein MDLSPEAIQKILSRYKFRDVAIEELQKVHRIHPAMKPVAGTYTFSDGTQKDLLKLIGNIPVKYEGRSYNLPILLWLMDSFPFTPPICLLRPSTNMVIREGKHVDARGRIYLPSLHNWDHPKSSVVGLLAEMISQFEEEPPLGTKSTGDNRDPNELLAFVSNLKINEGGVQHHDHLINKVTVIGGGDLGMASVMSILAKGKVDRLVFIDVAESSTKGGSMDLEIFNLPKVEVSKDMSASADSSVIVVTANAWSNEQSYVSVVQTNVDMYRGIIPGLVRLSPNAVLLIASQPVDIMTHVAWRQSGLPPSRVIGAGCNLDSERLCHVLDISLNTHKQAWVIGELSDNKVPVLSNILMGASHQHPEIAPRSKATKPLLDRAFEMLKGRGQRSWSVGLSIADISHSILVDQRKTHSVSTLAQGWGGIGAEVFLSLPCVLGVSGSIRLAGVSLGQEEDARLRESVTSLCALLSQLRI